A region from the Podarcis raffonei isolate rPodRaf1 chromosome 11, rPodRaf1.pri, whole genome shotgun sequence genome encodes:
- the LOC128423397 gene encoding tetraspanin-36-like, protein MDCGVITSKTVLLLISLFFWAAAAGLSYVGAYVLNTYKEYDPFLQDKYPLLPAVIIICVAVVMFVIGLIGCCATIRESKIGLGVFLIIILLVFIAEVAAFVLGFIYKGQVKTDLHEPMVQSFKNYDGKTEESHIIDYLQQELQCCGVDNYTDWIDSRWFNATGNHSVPVSCCKRDVTKKNCTGQLSDLKFLNTQGCEEKVESILQSVLNYAMLVILGFAIVKFFGMLSVCVLTCKREQHNGYHPLSGTFA, encoded by the exons ATGGATTGCGGCGTGATCACCTCCAAAACGGTGTTGCTACTGATCAGCTTGTTTTTTTGG GCTGCAGCAGCTGGACTTTCTTATGTTGGCGCATACGTCCTCAACACCTACAAGGAATATGACCCTTTCCTCCAGGATAAATACCCTCTCCTGCCAGCTGTCATCATCATTTGTGTTGCCGTGGTGATGTTCGTTATCGGCCTCATTGGCTGCTGTGCTACAATCCGTGAATCCAAGATTGGGTTGGGAGTG TTCCTGATCATTATCCTGTTGGTCTTCATTGCTGAAGTGGCAGCTTTTGTCCTTGGATTCATTTACAAAGGACAG GTAAAAACAGATTTGCATGAACCAATGGTGCAATCATTCAAGAACTATGACGGGAAAACGGAAGAGTCTCACATCATAGATTACTTACAGCAAGAG CTTCAGTGTTGCGGAGTTGACAACTACACCGACTGGATTGATAGCCGATGGTTCAACGCCACCGGCAACCACAGCGTTCCTGTAAGCTGCTGCAAGCGAGACGTCACTAAGAAAAACTGCACAGGGCAGCTGAGTGACCTGAAGTTTCTCAATACACAA GGCTGTGAGGAGAAGGTGGAGTCTATTCTGCAGAGTGTCCTCAACTACGCTATGCTTGTCATCCTAGGATTTGCCATTGTGAAG TTCTTTGGAATGCTTAGTGTGTGCGTACTGACCTGCAAGAGAGAACAGCACAACGGTTACCATCCTTTGTCGGGGACGTTCGCTTGA